The Humulus lupulus chromosome 3, drHumLupu1.1, whole genome shotgun sequence genome window below encodes:
- the LOC133821718 gene encoding uncharacterized protein LOC133821718, producing MTYFSHKMTTPLQHSSKPTSFSFKMTSIRTSSYSIEEDVHLCHVYLDISQNPIIGINQSRDQMWARVELAYHSGQFSSQPRPRRSLQTRMTTILAAISKLRGCVNQIENKNPSGASQEDILNQAKMLLAQDPKYIRGFKFAHVWSILKDCEKFTNDNTNSPARFQQQRRSFNSPQSCSSGFESPTSAPTGMSSFDLNMNEEEVPINLSKRPIGVKKAKGKQKSDEQFKKLMEQSQKLVNVIEKGNFERNELLRQKVDVARMREENKILFMDMNSISDPEFRQFIQSERRKIYRSRAQTSEHGEQGEGSQYRASQFQRSQYEEEHREGAEDEHQRSQNPSQDYSQYYDYLGGTGNNF from the exons ATGACATATTTTTCACATAAGATGACCACACCTCTTCAACATAGTTCTAAACCAACTTCTTTCTCTTTCAAAATGACTTCAATTCGAACTTCTTCATACTCAATTGAAGAAGATGTGCACTTGTGTCATGTGTATCTTGACATTTCTCAAAATCCAATCATAGGAATTAACCAATCCAGAGATCAgatgtgggcaagagttgaattAGCATATCACTCTGGGCAGTTTAGTAGTCAACCTCGACCGAGAAGATCTTTGCAAACTCGAATGACGACCATTCTTGCGGCAATTTCAAAATTGAGGGGATGCGTCAaccaaattgaaaataaaaatccaAGTGGTGCTTCTCAAGAAGATATT TTAAATCAAGCGAAGATGCTATTAGCACAAGATCCAAAGTACATAAGAGGGTTCAAATTTGCTCATGTGTGGTCTATTCTTAAAGATTGTGAGAAATTTACAAATGACAACACCAATTCACCAGCTAGATTCCAACAACAACGTCGTAGTTTCAATTCCCCCCAATCTTGTTCTTCTGGCTTCGAATCACCGACATCAGCACCCACCGGTATGAGTTCATTTGATCTTAATATGAATGAGGAGGAAGTTCCTATTAATTTATCTAAAAGACCTATCGGTGTGAAAAAagcaaaaggaaaacaaaaaagtGATGAACAATTTAAGAAATTAATGGAACAAAGTCAAAAACTTGTTAACGTTATAGAAAAGGGTAACTTTGAAAGAAATGAACTTCTGAGACAAAAGGTTGATGTGGCTAGAATGAGAGAAgagaataaaattttatttatggaTATGAATTCTATATCCGATCCAGAGTTTCGCCAATTTATTCAAAGCGAAAGGAGAAAAATTTATAGATCAAGAGCACAAACATCCGAACATGGAGAACAAGGAGAAGGATCTCAATATCGAGCATCTCAGTTCCAAAGATCTCAATATGAAGAAGAACACAGAGAAGGAGCTGAAGATGAACATCAACGATCTCAAAATCCTTCACAAGATTATAGTCAATATTATGACTATCTTGGCGGAACTgggaataatttttaa
- the LOC133825869 gene encoding uncharacterized protein LOC133825869 yields the protein MNSHYGSSSYLASSSSSSDDDDYYDDLEKQVVCQITANNNFCIAQHQNNEGSHRGSIPGHIVVNRDRENADRNLFNDYFAENPRFSASMFRRRFRMGRALFLHIYDVVQRHDNYFVQRRDGLGKLGLSGLQKVTAVFRMLAYGVPADATDQYIKIGESTALESLKRFCRAVVEVFGARYLRSPNADDVARLLHIGESRGFPGMLGSLDCMHWKWKNCPTAWGGQYAGRSGSPTIILEAVADYDLWIWHAYFGLPGSNNDINVLEASHLFADLAAGVSPPANYVIKGKEYNMGYYLADGIYPKWSTIVQTIREPRDPKKQFFARKQEACRKDVERAFGVLQSRFAIVAGPSRLWNKRILHDIMTSCIIMHNMIIEDERDFNAPIEERFEVPDPEVEMVGNDDARFQEFLARHRKIKDKDAHIALRNALIEHLWDEYSIGKLV from the coding sequence ATGAATTCTCATTATGGTAGTTCATCTTATTTGGcatcgtcttcttcttcttcagatgaTGATGATTATTATGATGATCTAGAAAAACAAGTGGTATGTCAAATTACTGCTAACAACAATTTTTGCATCGCTCAACATCAAAATAACGAAGGGTCACACAGGGGCTCAATTCCTGGTCATATAGTAGTCAACCGTGACCGAGAAAATGCTGATCGCAATCTCTTCAACGACTATTTTGCAGAGAACCCTCGATTTTCTGCCTCGATGTTTCGCCGAAGATTCCGAATGGGTCGTGCTTTATTCCTTCATATTTATGATGTTGTACAAAGGCATGACAATTACTTCGTCCAACGAAGAGATGGACTCGGTAAGCTTGGGTTATCGGGTCTACAAAAAGTAACAGCCGTATTTCGAATGTTGGCATATGGTGTACCGGCAGATGCTACCGACCAGTACATCAAAATAGGAGAATCTACTGCTTTGGAAAGTTTGAAACGATTTTGTCGTGCTGTTGTCGAGGTCTTTGGAGCCCGCTATCTCCGATCACCTAACGCTGATGATGTTGCAAGGCTACTACACATTGGTGAAAGTCGAGGTTTTCCAGGAATGTTGGGTAGTTTAGATTGTATGCATTGGAAATGGAAAAATTGTCCTACGGCTTGGGGAGGACAATACGCTGGTCGTAGTGGATCTCCGACTATTATTCTTGAAGCTGTAGCTGACTATGATCTTTGGATATGGCATGCATATTTTGGTCTACCTGGATCTAACAATGATATTAACGTGTTGGAGGCGTCCCATCTTTTTGCTGATCTTGCTGCGGGTGTTTCTCCACCCgctaattatgtcattaaaggGAAAGAGTATAATATGGGTTATTATTTAGCTGACGGTATATATCCAAAATGGTCTACTATCGTTCAAACCATTCGTGAGCCACGTGACCCGAAGAAACAATTTTTTGCTCGAAAACAAGAAGCATGTAGAAAAGATGTAGAACGTGCGTTTGGAGTATTACAATCAAGATTTGCCATTGTGGCAGGACCATCGCGTCTATGGAATAAGAGGATATTACATGATATAATGACTTCATGTATTATTATGCATAATATGATAATAGAAGATGAACGTGACTTTAATGCACCCATTGAAGAACGGTTCGAAGTGCCAGATCCAGAAGTTGAGATGGTGGGTAATGACGATGCTCGATTTCAAGAATTTCTAGCTCGACATAGAAAAATCAAAGATAAGGATGCTCACATTGCACTTCGAAATGCATTAATTGAACACTTGTGGGACGAATATAGTATCGGAAAAttagtttaa
- the LOC133824863 gene encoding histone-lysine N-methyltransferase, H3 lysine-9 specific SUVH1-like: MEQTIGEDSTPVSGSFDKSRVLDVKPLRCLVPVFPNAPNVSTFTTPQGAAAPFVCATPSGPFPNGVSPFYPFFNSSDSQRHPEQHTPASVPNQSAPPPFGFNSTTISNAVPINSFRTPSSATAGRNQSTGVANGNARSSKRMTRSRAQTQPQSSAAEEEEYADNQNESSEFFATPTTETEEKLTKSGRPRRKSRKRVSGGTSGQAQDINVTSSDATVDVLVEKIQASFSDAFRQTEGDRVSIEYLTMVYDLFRRRISQIEDVSVSGGNKRPDLRAATLFMNKGIRTNINKRIGSVPGVEIGDIFFFRMELCLVGLHAPSMAGIDYLTVKNSSEEEPLAVSIVSSGGYEDYADDPDVIIYSGQGGVNRRDKAMMDQKLERGNLALEKSTHRGNVVRVIRGVRDLNTQTGKIYVYDGLYKIQESWVEKEGKSGCNVFKYKFVRLPDQPEAFRIWKSVEQWKGGDTSRVGVVLPDLTSGEEKVPVSLVNDVDGEKGPAHFTYISILKYPSPMNVTVPSSGCLCIGGCLPTNSNCPCIQKNGDFLPYTANGLLVSQKSLVQECGPSCQCASNCRNRASQGGLKIHLEVFKTKNRGWGLRSLDPIRAGTFICEYAGHVGDPTKIDKFGIDVDDEFVFDATRTPQPLGVLPGDSIESSKLPFPLVISARYSGNVARFMNHSCSPNVIWQPVSRENRSEPDLHVAFYANRHIAPMTELTYDYGVVPDDEIDQRKRKCLCGSLKCKGFYCL, from the coding sequence ATGGAACAAACTATTGGTGAAGACTCTACTCCGGTTTCTGGGTCGTTTGATAAATCAAGGGTTTTGGATGTAAAGCCTTTAAGATGTCTTGTTCCGGTCTTTCCAAATGCACCTAATGTTTCAACATTTACAACTCCACAAGGTGCTGCTGCTCCCTTTGTTTGTGCTACTCCATCTGGACCTTTCCCCAATGGAGTATCTCCGTTTTATCCTTTTTTCAATTCATCAGACTCTCAAAGACATCCTGAACAACATACCCCGGCCAGTGTCCCCAATCAGAGTGCACCGCCACCTTTTGGCTTTAACAGTACAACAATATCAAATGCAGTTCCAATAAATTCATTCAGGACCCCATCATCTGCAACAGCTGGAAGAAACCAGTCTACAGGGGTTGCAAATGGAAATGCTAGGTCATCTAAAAGGATGACCAGAAGCCGTGCTCAGACACAGCCGCAAAGCTCGGCTGCAGAGGAAGAGGAGTATGCTGACAACCAAAATGAGAGTTCTGAGTTTTTCGCTACGCCAACAACTGAAACTGAAGAAAAACTTACAAAGTCGGGGAGGCCAAGGCGTAAATCCCGGAAGCGGGTTAGTGGTGGTACTAGTGGCCAGGCCCAAGACATAAATGTTACCTCTTCTGATGCAACCGTAGATGTGTTAGTTGAAAAAATTCAAGCATCATTTAGTGATGCATTTAGACAAACTGAAGGTGACCGGGTATCTATTGAATATCTTACTATGGTTTATGATTTGTTCCGTAGAAGGATTTCACAAATTGAAGATGTTAGTGTTTCAGGAGGGAATAAGCGTCCTGATCTAAGGGCTGCTACACTCTTTATGAATAAGGGAATCCGGACAAATATCAATAAGAGGATTGGATCTGTTCCTGGTGTTGAAATTGGGGATATTTTTTTCTTCCGAATGGAGCTGTGTTTGGTTGGATTACATGCTCCAAGTATGGCTGGAATTGATTATTTGACTGTCAAAAACTCTTCAGAGGAAGAACCTCTTGCAGTGAGTATTGTTTCTTCTGGTGGATATGAAGATTATGCTGATGATCCTGATGTTATTATTTACAGTGGTCAGGGTGGTGTTAACAGGAGAGATAAGGCAATGATGGATCAGAAGCTTGAAAGGGGTAATCTTGCTTTGGAGAAATCTACACATAGGGGCAATGTGGTAAGAGTTATTCGGGGTGTGAGGGATCTGAACACTCAAACTGGTAAAATATATGTCTATGATGGTCTATATAAAATACAAGAATCATGGGTggagaaagaagggaaaagcgGTTGCAATGTTTTTAAGTATAAATTTGTTAGACTGCCCGATCAGCCTGAAGCTTTTAGAATATGGAAATCAGTTGAACAATGGAAAGGAGGAGATACTTCAAGGGTTGGAGTTGTATTGCCAGATCTTACTTCAGGGGAAGAAAAAGTACCCGTTTCTTTGGTAAATGATGTAGATGGCGAGAAGGGTCCTGCCCACTTCACTTATATTTCTATTCTCAAGTATCCCAGTCCAATGAACGTAACAGTTCCTTCTTCTGGATGTCTTTGCATTGGTGGATGTCTACCTACTAATTCCAACTGCCCTTGCATTCAAAAGAATGGAGACTTTCTCCCATATACCGCAAATGGGCTTCTTGTGAGCCAAAAGTCCTTAGTACAAGAGTGCGGGCCTTCCTGTCAGTGTGCTTCTAATTGCCGAAACCGCGCATCTCAAGGTGGCCTGAAAATTCATTTGGAAGTTTTTAAAACTAAGAACAGAGGTTGGGGTTTAAGGTCTCTGGACCCCATCCGTGCTGGAACCTTTATTTGTGAATACGCTGGGCACGTTGGTGATCCTACTAAGATAGATAAGTTCGGGATTGATGTAGATGATGAATTCGTTTTTGATGCTACTCGTACTCCTCAACCACTTGGAGTTCTGCCTGGTGATTCCATCGAATCTTCAAAACTCCCGTTTCCTCTTGTTATAAGTGCAAGATATTCTGGGAATGTTGCACGTTTTATGAACCACAGCTGTTCTCCAAATGTAATCTGGCAGCCAGTTTCGCGTGAAAATAGAAGTGAGCCCGATCTTCATGTTGCTTTCTATGCGAACAGACACATTGctccgatgacagaattgacatatGATTATGGTGTGGTCCCAGATGATGAAATAGACCAAAGGAAGAGAAAATGTCTCTGTGGGTCATTAAAGTGCAAGGGTTTCTATTGTCTGTAG
- the LOC133821719 gene encoding probable protein S-acyltransferase 1, whose translation MCGGRLVFGHDAGSLFLTTFLIGGPAITFCIRMIVTSKGQNPFFVYPVLIGGIILTLLDFSFLFLTSGRDPGIIPRNTQPPDSEETFESTPSMEWVNARVSNLKIPRIKDMKVNGQTVKVKFCDTCLLYRPPRASHCSICNNCVQKFDHHCPWVGQCIGLRNYPYFIMFISTSTILCIYVFVFSWINILRERSSIWIVMSRNILSVILIVYCFIAVWFVGGLTVFHFYLICTNQTTYENFRYRYDKKKNPFNKGVLGNLKEVMCTKIPPSMINFRAWVSEVDDALSESISSASEREFVDSKDIEMGNKFNRGDGKELPFILQNLDYSALHDNVKKKNLHLSGLDKKLNSGSVPIGRELHPQWSSAVGSSTSYSYRTKEASIS comes from the exons ATGTGTGGTGGAAGATTAGTCTTCGGTCATGATGCTGGATCATTGTTCTTAACAACATTCTTAATTGGAGGTCCTGCCATAACATTCTGCATAAGAATGATTGTAACGAGCAAAGGACAAAATCCATTCTTTGTCTACCCTGTACTAATTGGAGGAATTATCCTCACTCTTTTG GATTTTTCTTTTCTGTTCCTAACATCTGGTCGAGATCCAGGAATAATCCCAAGGAACACACAGCCACCTGATTCAGAGGAGACATTTGAAAGTACCCCATCAATGGAATGGGTGAATGCTAGAGTCTCTAATCTGAAAATACCCCGAATAAAGGATATGAAGGTAAATGGTCAAACAGTAAAAGTGAAATTCTGCGACACATGTTTGCTATATCGTCCACCACGGGCTTCTCATTGTTCAATTTGCAACAACTGTGTCCAGAAGTTTGATCACCACTGTCCATGGGTTGGTCAGTGCATTGGATTG CGCAATTATCCATACTTCATAATGTTTATATCAACATCAACCATCTTGTGCATATATGTATTTGTCTTTTCCTGGATCAACATTCTTCGAGAGCGGTCCAGCATTTGGATTGTCATGTCCCGCAATATCCTATCAGTTATCCTCATAGTATATTGCTTTATTGCCGTCTGGTTTGTTGGTGGACTTACAGTTTTCCATTTCTATCTTATTTGCACCAATCAG ACCACATATGAGAATTTCAGGTATCGATATGATAAGAAGAAAAACCCATTTAACAAGGGGGTATTAGGTAACCTTAAAGAAGTCATGTGCACTAAGATCCCACCTTCAATGATAAATTTCCGAGCTTGGGTGTCAGAAGTGGATGATGCactttcagaatccatttcctcagCAAGTGAGAGAGAGTTTGTTGACTCAAAAGACATAGAAATGGGAAATAAATTTAACAGGGGTGATGGCAAAGAACTTCCATTTATTTTGCAGAATTTGGATTACAGTGCTCTTCATGATAATGTTAAGAAGAAGAATTTACATCTCAGTGGTCTTGACAAGAAGTTGAATTCGGGTTCTGTTCCTATAGGCCGAGAACTACATCCACAATGGAGTTCTGCTGTTGGAAGTAGTACTAGTTATAGTTACAGAACAAAAGAAGCCTCCATTAGCTAA